Part of the Candidatus Delongbacteria bacterium genome, TGACGCCGGGCGACCGGTCTTCAACCTTGATGGTACACCCCAGATGGTCAATGACTACAAGTACGAGGACGCGGAGAACGTGGTGATCACCGCTCCCAACGCACTGGAATTCCAGGATCTGGTATCGATCATGGATGTGGCCCGCATGTGGAAGAACGAGGATGGCACGGAACAGGTCGTGATGTTCCCCACCCCCTTGCTGGGCAAGATCCAATAGGAGAGCTTCATGGCCGCTGCACCTTCGCATATGAGGAAACACCGGGGATCGCAGGAGGAAACGATTCCTCTGGCATCCATGATGGACATGATGACCATCATCCTGCTGTTTCTGCTGAAGAGCTACTCGACCTCCGGTGGTCTCGTGACACAGGTCGACAAGCTGGAATTGCCGGGATCGAGCAGCAAGATCGCCCCCAAGAGCGCCCTGTCGATCGCTGTGGATGCCGGACGTTCGGGCAGTGCACCGGGCATCTACGTGGAAGTGAACGGCACTCGTACCGAAATGCTTGACGGGGGCGAGGTGCTTGACGTGAACGCGACCTCAAGCATGGAACTGCCCGTGTTGAAGGCTTTTCTCACCGAGAAGGCCAGCGAGGCGCGGGAGAGCGAGAGCCGCTATGGAATTCCCTTCACCGGAACGATCACGATCCAGGCGGACAAGGCCATCAACTACAACTCGGTACTGAAGGTGCTTCAGACCTGCGCGGATGCTGGCTATCCCAAGACCGATTTCGTGATCATCAAAGAGGAATAGGAGGGCGGTCGTGGCCGCATCATCGACAGCCTTGGCTGTATACAACCGCAAGCTCTTCAAGAACCCGGACTGGACGCTGATCATCATCACGGCGGTTCTGGGTGTCTGTGAGCTGCTCCTGATTCTCTGGGGAATCAACACCGAACTGCCGCAGATGAGTCAGGATCAGGCGA contains:
- a CDS encoding biopolymer transporter ExbD; its protein translation is MAAAPSHMRKHRGSQEETIPLASMMDMMTIILLFLLKSYSTSGGLVTQVDKLELPGSSSKIAPKSALSIAVDAGRSGSAPGIYVEVNGTRTEMLDGGEVLDVNATSSMELPVLKAFLTEKASEARESESRYGIPFTGTITIQADKAINYNSVLKVLQTCADAGYPKTDFVIIKEE